In the Phaseolus vulgaris cultivar G19833 chromosome 7, P. vulgaris v2.0, whole genome shotgun sequence genome, one interval contains:
- the LOC137830439 gene encoding lectin DB58-like, with product MASSNVLSLALFLVLLTHANSTNLFSFNFQTFDSPNLVFQGDASVSSSGQLRLTKVKGNGKPTPASLGRAFYSAPIQIWDSATGNVASFATSFTFNILAPNKSNSADGLAFALVPVGSQPKSNGGFLGLFDNATYDNSAQTVAVEFDTYSNPKWDPETRHIGIDVNSIKSIRTASWGLANGQNAEILITYDSSTKLLVASLVHPSRRTSYIVSERVDLKSVVPEWVSIGFSATTGLLDGSIETHDILSWSFASKLSDETTEGINLANFVLNKIL from the coding sequence ATGGCTTCCTCCAATGTCCTCTCCCTAGCCCTCTTCCTTGTGCTTCTCACCCATGCAAACTCAACCAACCTCTTCTCCTTCAACTTCCAAACCTTCGACTCACCCAACCTTGTCTTCCAAGGTGATGCCTCCGTCTCATCCTCCGGCCAGTTACGACTCACCAAAGTCAAAGGCAACGGCAAACCCACGCCGGCCTCTCTGGGCCGCGCCTTCTACTCCGCCCCCATCCAAATCTGGGACAGCGCCACCGGCAACGTCGCCAGCTTCGCCACCTCCTTCACCTTCAATATCCTCGCTCCCAACAAATCAAACTCCGCCGACGGCCTTGCCTTTGCTCTCGTCCCCGTCGGCTCTCAGCCCAAATCCAACGGCGGTTTTCTAGGTCTTTTCGACAACGCCACCTACGACAACTCCGCCCAGACTGTGGCCGTGGAGTTCGACACCTACTCCAACCCTAAGTGGGACCCCGAAACCCGTCACATTGGCATCGACGTGAACTCCATCAAGTCTATCCGAACGGCGTCGTGGGGTTTGGCCAACGGGCAAAACGCGGAGATTCTGATCACCTATGACTCCTCCACGAAGCTCTTGGTGGCTTCTCTGGTTCACCCTTCTCGGAGAACCAGCTACATCGTCTCCGAGAGAGTGGACCTGAAGAGCGTTGTTCCCGAGTGGGTGAGCATTGGGTTCTCTGCCACCACAGGGTTGCTTGATGGTTCCATTGAAACACACGACATCCTCTCTTGGTCTTTTGCTTCGAAGCTCTCAGATGAAACCACAGAAGGTATTAATCTCGCCAATTTCGTCCTCAACAAGATCCTCTAG
- the LOC137830441 gene encoding uncharacterized protein: MACFLPCSDLGTNVTVSREEFFSFHNIDRLLFTRLVVGLGRDTSQSTHVMAFFMWLEKQCKDMCMVKKLLQWADPMINSLADEAIMVLNCIESPHFPYDDAVNDESLPLIRSILHQSASFKYFYHNRVAIIEAVTKLLDSVCVRAFTDIIKEVQYMKVVREQKLEYENLYGSNPYVKQVVYHNTPVPGVTIVSQQPALPPPQWGEGSSTSWETNPNMYLPLESYGVSNQHFNDLVAMMNQTSISAPTSDETQEVPVDDRIIFMTFSKGYPISEAEVRAFFARRYGDIVEALYMQEVVPPDQPLYARVVIRSRAIHLVDYLLESTNKVKLSINGKHAWARKYLRKGNKSPRDKSPVTSRPPSPTSSARQFSS, encoded by the exons ATGGCTTGTTTCCTTCCATGTTCAGACCTAGGCACCAATGTGACTGTTAGCAGAGAAGAGTTCTTTAGCTTCCACAACATTGATCGTCTTCTCTTCACCCGTTTGGTGGTGGGGTTAGGTCGTGACACAAGCCAGTCCACACATGTGATGGCCTTCTTCATGTGGCTTGAAAAACAGTGCAAGGATATGTGTATGGTGAAGAAGCTGCTCCAATGGGCTGATCCCATGATCAATAGCCTTGCAGATGAAGCCATCATGGTTTTGAACTGCATTGAGAGTCCCCATTTCCCTTATGATGATGCTGTGAATGATGAGAGTTTGCCTCTAATCAGAAGCATATTGCACCAATCTGCATCCTTTAAATATTTCTATCACAACCGTGTGGCCATCATTGAAGCAGTCACCAAGTTACTTGATAGTGTTTGTGTGAGAGCCTTCACAGACATAATCAAAGAAGTGCAGTATATGAAGGTGGTGAGGGAACAAAAGTTAGAATATGAGAATCTTTATGGAAGTAATCCTTATGTTAAACAAGTGGTGTATCATAACACTCCAGTGCCTGGTGTTACTATTGTATCCCAACAACCTGCATTACCACCACCACAGTGGGGTGAAGGGAGTTCCACCTCTTGGGAGACCAATCCCAATATGTATCTTCCTCTAGAGAGTTATGGTGTTTCAAACCAACATTTCAATGACCTTGTTGCCATGATGAATCAGACTAGTATTTCTGCTCCAACCAGTGATGAAACACAGGAGGTGCCTGTTGATGATAGGATTATCTTCATGACATTTTCTAAGGGCTACCCTATTTCTGAGGCTGAAGTTAGAGCTTTCTTTGCAAG AAGGTATGGAGATATCGTTGAAGCATTGTACATGCAAGAGGTGGTTCCACCGGATCAACCATTGTATGCTCGTGTAGTGATTCGTTCAAGAGCCATTCATTTGGTTGATTATTTGCTTGAGAGCACAAACAAAGTGAAGCTCTCCATCAATGGAAAACATGCTTGGGCTAGAAAGTATCTTCGCAAAGGTAACAAATCACCAAGGGATAAATCCCCTGTCACTTCTCGACCACCTTCACCAACTTCTTCAGCCCGTCAATTTTCTTCATGA
- the LOC137830440 gene encoding protein RETARDED ROOT GROWTH-LIKE-like encodes MWHSTTLRALRLSSFLFSSSSSFSSSSLTTISSPSPFATLTTIITQHSFTPTSRVSFTVSRHFSTPAPRCVSSLPTLDWNDAVSCSEVNAGSRDDGTVDQDTKPCIPVRAFFFSTSVDLKSLVEQNKPNVVPPSSRMTNYIVLKFGDICDSKGLGSFLSGSNGCYMVVFQYGSIVLFNVAEHEVDDYLKIVKKHASGLLPEMRKDEYEVREKPSLSTWMEGGLDYIMLQYLNVDGIRTIGSVLGQSIALDYYGRQVDGMVAEFTDINREMEATGKFKMQRKKLFQLVGKANSNLADVILKLGLFERSDIAWKDAKYAQIWEYLRDEFELTQRFASLDFKLKFVEHNIRFLQEILQNRKSDFLEWLIIALIGAEILLSLYDIVQRSGMKL; translated from the exons ATGTGGCACAGCACCACTCTCAGAGCCTTGCGCCTTAGTTCCTTCCTcttctcttcctcttcctctttttcttcttcttcactcacCACCATTTCTTCCCCCTCTCCCTTCGCCACTCTCACCACCATCATCACCCAACACTCTTTTACCCCAACGTCCCGCGTTTCTTTCACCGTCTCGCGCCACTTCTCCACCCCCGCTCCCCGCTGCGTTTCGTCCCTCCCCACCCTCGACTGGAACGATGCCGTTTCCTGCTCCGAGGTCAATGCGGGAAGCCGCGATGACGGAACCGTCGATCAAGACACCAAGCCTTGTATTCCTGTCAGAGCCTTCTTCTTCTCTACTAG TGTTGATTTGAAAAGCTTGGTGGAACAGAACAAACCAAACGTTGTCCCGCCATCATCACGGATGACGAATTATATAGTTCTTAAGTTTGGTGATATTTGTGATTCGAAG GGTCTGGGTTCTTTCTTGAGTGGAAGCAATGGCTGTTATATGGTGGTTTTTCAGTATGGTTCCATTGTATTGTTTAATGTCGCTGAGCACGAGGTAGATGACTATTTGAAAATTGTTAAGAAGCATGCATCTGGTCTGCTTCCAGAAATGAGAAAGGATG AGTATGAAGTTAGAGAAAAACCATCTTTAAGCACATGGATGGAAGGTGGACTAGACTACATAATGTTACAATACTTGAACGTTGATGGAATTCGAACTATTGGTAGTGTGCTAGGTCAAAGTATTGCTCTTGATTACTATGGTAGGCAG GTTGATGGGATGGTCGCAGAATTTACAGACATAAACCGTGAGATGGAAGCTACTGGAAAATTCAAAATGCAAAGGAAGAAACTTTTCCAGTTGGTGGGCAAGGCAAATTCAAATCTTGCTGATGTCATTCTAAAGCTTGGACTATTTGAGAG ATCAGATATTGCTTGGAAAGATGCTAAATATGCTCAGATATGGGAATATCTCAGAGATGAATTTGAATTAACTCAGAGATTTGCAAGTCTTGATTTCAAGTTGAAATTTGTGGAG CATAACATCCGTTTTCTGCAAGAAATTCTTCAAAATAGGAAATCCGATTTCCTTGAGTGGCTCATTATTGCATTGATTGGTGCCGAAATTCTTTTGTCTCTCTATGACATTGTTCAACGGTCTGGCATGAAACTTTAG
- the LOC137830442 gene encoding GCN5-related N-acetyltransferase 8-like codes for MATAAPPTLTAETTPLSRHLFTRIRLATPSDIPHIHKLIHQMAVYERLTHLFSATESSLSATLFSPTVQPFHSFTILLLEASPTPFPFSTVDSNPFFKPITKLVNLSLPFEDPERDTFKSMDDVTVTGFVLFFPNYSTFLGKPGFYVENLYVRECYRRMGFGKMLLCAVAKEAVKMKYGRVDWVVLDWNVNALRFYEGMGGETVEEYKFFRMTGKALEACGNTH; via the coding sequence atggCCACCGCAGCACCGCCGACTCTGACAGCGGAAACCACCCCATTGAGCCGGCACCTCTTCACGCGCATCCGCCTGGCCACCCCCTCCGACATTCCCCACATCCACAAACTCATCCACCAAATGGCCGTCTATGAACGCCTGACCCACCTCTTCTCCGCCACGGAGTCCTCCCTATCGGCCACCCTCTTCTCCCCCACCGTCCAACCCTTCCACTCCTTCACCATCCTCCTTCTAGAAGCTTCCCCCACCCCCTTCCCCTTTTCAACCGTTGACTCCAACCCTTTCTTCAAACCCATCACCAAACTCGTGAATCTGAGCCTCCCCTTTGAGGATCCCGAGCGAGACACGTTCAAGAGCATGGATGATGTTACCGTTACAGGGTTCGTGCTGTTTTTTCCAAACTATTCAACTTTTCTGGGAAAACCAGGGTTTTACGTGGAGAACTTGTACGTGAGGGAGTGTTACAGGAGAATGGGGTTTGGGAAAATGCTGCTTTGTGCGGTGGCTAAGGAAGCAGTGAAAATGAAGTACGGAAGAGTGGATTGGGTTGTACTTGATTGGAATGTTAATGCGTTAAGGTTTTATGAAGGCATGGGTGGTGAGACGGTGGAGGAATACAAGTTTTTCAGAATGACAGGGAAGGCTCTTGAGGCTTGTGGAAACactcactaa
- the LOC137830443 gene encoding AP2-like ethylene-responsive transcription factor TOE3, whose amino-acid sequence MAMFDLNVDINHAEADAGSSCAQKGAKLQNFPPEISDSRTSNSSVWNPADEDSSNNSSPLIFDILKKERGGSEFDAATEGNKEQTMAQKGEMVTRTLFPVTSSDKGGRVPDFKSGLWEKTQLSNLSFPEPDGQNGLRTLQQKLPHVRKNRRGPRSRSSQYRGVTFYRRTGRWESHIWDCGKQVYLGGFDTAQAAASAYDRAAIKFRGVDADINFSLRDYEEDLKQMRALSKEEFVLVLRRQINGISRRSTTYRGSLSLHKGGQGEPRMGPFIGKTFCPKSSEGKVEASFRPFSYKENIIANSSIAGTCHNLDLSLGISPSSKMLKNCDFGGEYSFGCMASKIPEEIGTMEKSMVGRIRSVPLQKFSNLASHICSNGSIGSRPLQSNAAASSGFVSSSGCLISHTSNQHTY is encoded by the exons ATGGCTATGTTTGATCTCAATGTTGACATCAACCATGCTGAGGCTGATGCTGGCTCAAGCTGTGCTCAAAAGGGGGCGAAACTGCAAAATTTTCCACCTGAAATCTCAGATTCCAGGACCTCCAACTCCTCTGTGTGGAATCCTGCAGATGAAGATTCCTCAAACAATTCCTCTCCCTTGATTTTTGACATACTGAAGAAAGAGAGGGGTGGCTCAGAGTTTGATGCTGCCACTGAAGGCAACAAGGAGCAAACCATGGCACAAAAGGGAGAGATGGTGACAAGGACCCTTTTCCCTGTGACTTCTTCTGATAAAGGAGGAAGAGTGCCTGATTTCAAATCGGGGTTGTGGGAGAAGACTCAGTTGTCGAACCTGTCCTTTCCTGAGCCTGATGGACAAAATGGACTGAGAACCTTACAACAGAAGCTACCTCATGTGAGGAAAAATAGGAGAGGACCAAGGTCTCGCAGCTCGCAATACCGGGGTGTCACCTTCTACCGCAGGACTGGTAGATGGGAATCACATATTTG GGATTGTGGGAAGCAGGTCTATCTGG GTGGATTTGACACTGCTCAAGCTGCTGCAAG TGCGTACGATAGGGCTGCTATTAAGTTTCGTGGAGTAGATGCTGATATAAACTTTAGTTTGAGAGATTATGAGGAGGATTTGAAGCAG ATGAGAGCTTTGAGTAAGGAAGAGTTTGTGCTAGTACTTCGTCGACAAATCAATGGAATCTCGAGGAGAAGTACAACATACAGAGGTTCATTATCTCTTCACAAAGGTGGTCAAGGAGAACCAAGAATGGGACCATTTATTGGCAAGAC ATTTTGTCCCAAGTCTTCTGAAGGAAAAGTGGAGGCCAGTTTTAGACCTTTTTCCTATAAGGAAAATATAATTGCAAATTCCAGTATAGCAG GCACTTGCCATAATCTTGATTTGAGCCTGGGGATTTCTCCATCTTCTAAAATGTTGAAGAATTGTGATTTTGGTGGAGAGTACTCCTTTGGATGTATGGCTTCTAAGATACCTGAGGAAATAGGAACAATG GAGAAGAGCATGGTGGGCAGAATAAGAAGTGTTCCTTTGCAAAAGTTTTCCAACTTGGCTTCACATATTTGCAGCAATGGCAGCATTGGCTCAAGGCCATTGCAATCAAATGCAGCAGCATCATCAGGATTCGTCTCTTCTTCTGGCTGTCTCATCAGCCACACTTCCAATCAGCACACATATTAA